Genomic DNA from Octopus bimaculoides isolate UCB-OBI-ISO-001 chromosome 3, ASM119413v2, whole genome shotgun sequence:
TGACATACTTTTTCCATAGTTTTTCATAAAAGTTATCCATGTTTcatgaaatgttaaaatattttattaaaagatcttcaaaaatgttgttcattttcttttacagaaatgaaataatgCTTTTAAAGCCTTTTCTACAGACGTTCAGACAACACCAAACCCTTTTGTTATCCTCCCTTCAACATGTTCGAAGAAAAGAATGCCTATCCTTAgtttgtcattattgtcatcaaaaAACTGCTGAGGTCAATACTGGCAAATATGAAAACAGTAACCCAGTTGAAGATGAAAACAGTAACCAGTTGTCTTCAAATAATTATGAATACTTCAAATCATTTATAGAAACTGCTGCAGAAAAGAAACTTCTTAAAAACTTTCCTCATTCCGGTACACTTATTTCTGACAAAGGCCATTTTCCTGATGGAAAGCAGTCTTCAACACTGGCTGCAACAGAaattgatgaacaaaagaatcTCAGTAAAACAACTGACTTTTttgaaaaacagagaaatgtattAGAACCTACTGAAAAATCTATTCTTCACCAGAAAGAAACAACTGTTGAACAATATCCAAATGACTCAAGTATCTACAAAGAATCTGATACAGAACAACCACCTGATGCTAAATTACCCAGTGTTACCAAACCTAGCACTGTTTACAGACCCATGTTCATTAGAGAAGAACCAGTTTATAATCTTGCATTTTATGTGAAGGAATCAAAAACCTTACAGCGACTCGTACAGCTGGGTGTTGATCTTTCACATGTTGAAAAAGTGAAAGGCGCTTCAGATCATATTCTTAAGCAAGACTTTGATTCAAATATTCaaccatatttgaattttttaatgAGCAATGGTGTTTCAGAAAAAGATTTGGGAAATTGCATCACAAAAAATCCTCTACTTTTTCAGGTAAATATTAAAAGCGATTGAGCTTTGTCTGTTTTATGATGcatgcaacattttttttttctgttagaagAGGCTGTGTCCAGTGCACAttcaatttctatttattatattattctgcTGCTCTTCACTTTTGGACTGCTAGCCATCACTTCCTTTTCTTTGAACCACTTATATTGACATTTATCTCTAGTTGTTATCATCTTcccatggaggcgcaatggcccagtggttagggcagtggactcgcggtttcgattcccagaccagacgttgtgagtgtttattgagcgaaaacacctaaagctccacgtggctcctgcaggggatggtggcgaaccctgctgtactcttccaccacaactttctctcactcttacttcctgtttctgttgtgcctgtaattcaaagggtcagccttgtcacactgaatatccccgagaactacgctaagggtacacgtgtctgtggagtgctcagccacttgcacgttaatttcacgagcaggctgttccgttgatcggatcgactggaaccctccacgtcgtaagcgatggagtgctaaCAACATATCATCTTCCCACCTTTCATATTTGCCATTGACCACTCCTCCACCTGTATTCACTATTCACTACTTTTAACCCTATCCCTAATGCTATTCATCTCTCATTCTTCACCCCTATACTTACCCCCTTCCTTGATCTTCCTCTCTCCACACACTCTTCTATTCACCTTCTGTACTGTCACTACTATGTTTATTTCTCTGACCTGTTTCATTCCAATTACTCCCACCTACCATTATTTAATGCAAGATATCTCCTCT
This window encodes:
- the LOC106876646 gene encoding transcription termination factor 3, mitochondrial is translated as MLLKPFLQTFRQHQTLLLSSLQHVRRKECLSLVCHYCHQKTAEVNTGKYENSNPVEDENSNQLSSNNYEYFKSFIETAAEKKLLKNFPHSGTLISDKGHFPDGKQSSTLAATEIDEQKNLSKTTDFFEKQRNVLEPTEKSILHQKETTVEQYPNDSSIYKESDTEQPPDAKLPSVTKPSTVYRPMFIREEPVYNLAFYVKESKTLQRLVQLGVDLSHVEKVKGASDHILKQDFDSNIQPYLNFLMSNGVSEKDLGNCITKNPLLFQIDVNSLESNISYLQSKNFPLDGIGRIITLAPRFLLMSVSAIDGKLGFYQSFFKLTGNQIREVICRLPKLITYDIKAIKAIHFEMKEFLGFTNSDLQKIFLLVPKVYFSNKYLLTNKFEYLHHEMGLNHVQLVQWPQIFRTRLFKIKERHQFLKYLKRNQYDPCKENYVSLKALVTQTDKEFCTTIAKSSTAEFNQFLKTL